A single Cyclopterus lumpus isolate fCycLum1 chromosome 3, fCycLum1.pri, whole genome shotgun sequence DNA region contains:
- the dkk3a gene encoding dickkopf-related protein 3a, which translates to MTRVALLVLALTAVCHAILPEIVHSDFVHILEDNSAQGHTELDRFVEVKQLPEDPQQKPEDAFHQRNNKSVSIPHANNLPPSENETASDKVIDNEYVHTSEEPETNNISTSVHSGDPGNNIEDGCISDGDCMKGSYCLYDTSISKCLHCKAIDMSCTKDNECCAEQLCVWGQCSLNATKGEAGSTCQHQTDCSPDLCCLFHKALLFPVCSSKPIERESCFGASNHLVELLSWDIQDEGPRKHCPCAGDLHCQHLGRGSMCLKGEDSSEEDLTDSLYSEIDYII; encoded by the exons atgacgCGGGTCGCCCTGCTAGTTTTGGCTCTCACGGCGGTCTGCCATGCCATCCTCCCTGAGATCGTGCACTCAGACTTCGTTCACATCCTCGAGGATAACTCCGCGCAGGGACACACTGAGCTGGACCGCTTTGTAGAAGTGAAGCAACTGCCAGAGGATCCGCAGCAGAAGCCCGAAGATGCGTTTCACCAA AGGAACAACAAGAGTGTCAGTATCCCTCATGCCAATAACCTTCCTCCAAGTGAAAATGAAACTGCTTCTGATAAAGTTATTGATAATGAATATGTCCACACCTCAGAAGAACCG GAGACAAACAACATTTCCACATCTGTCCACTCTGGTGACCCTGGGAACAATATTGAAGAT gGGTGTATCAGTGATGGGGACTGTATGAAGGGAAGTTATTGCCTTTATGACACAAGCATCTCTAAGTGTCTGCATTGCAAAGCAATAGACATG TCCTGCACTAAGGATAATGAGTGTTGTGCTGAGCAGCTGTGTGTATGGGGTCAGTGCAGTCTGAATGCAACAAAAGGAGAGGCGGGCAGCACTTGTCAACACCAGACTGACTGCAGCCCAGACCTCTGCTGTCTCTTCCACAAAG CCCTGCTCTTCCCCGTCTGCTCGTCCAAGCCCATTGAGCGCGAGAGCTGCTTTGGTGCCTCCAACCATCTGGTGGAGCTGTTGTCCTGGGACATTCAGGATGAGGGACCCAGGAAACATTGCCCCTGTGCAGGAGATCTCCACTGTCAGCACCTGGG CCGAGGGTCCATGTGCCTTAAAGGAGAGGACTCGAGTGAAGAGGACCTGACGGACAGTCTATACTCAGAGATAGACTATATTATCTAG